One region of Salvia miltiorrhiza cultivar Shanhuang (shh) chromosome 3, IMPLAD_Smil_shh, whole genome shotgun sequence genomic DNA includes:
- the LOC131019152 gene encoding receptor kinase-like protein Xa21 encodes MEKKLHCIFAYAFLITITFQMLSSEAKQPLSLATDQTALLSLKHTSLLLATNWTNSTSVCTWIGVTCSFRHHRVAALNLSNMALSGTIPPQLGHLSFLVSLDLTNNHFYGDLPQELSLLRRLKFISLRLNNFTGDIPLMLGQLPKLEHLNLRNNSFIGSIPKSLSNLTNLKFLDLTYNSLSGEIPKEFGRLQSLRKLSVQFNRVSGAIPSAIFNISTLVTIALRDNELSGSLPTDMCHNLPFLAWLDLSNNQLSGAIPTNLSQCSGLEVLSLSYNSFSGEIASEIGYLTSLRELYLGANNLNGILPHEIGHIQSLVEFGAEWNEIEGSIDFNIFMNMSSLQTLLLWRNKFTGKLSRDVGNITMLTKLELQENHFTGLIPTEFGQLYHLESLVLQSNSLSGSIPHELFNISTLRILSLVDNALSGVLPTHLCHASPFLEQLILGENSITGAIPNSISNCSQLTILSLPDNKFSGYIPTHLGNLRLLQILQLYSNNLTQASSSSFITSLTNCRSLTYLSISDNPLYGVIPASVGNLSSSLSKFYATNCKFSGSIPVEIGNLSNLMMLELSANELSGNIPLSISHLHELQGLSLSNNMLGGSIPHAICNLLSLDGLIFSGNQFSDPIPKCLGNVSSLRNLYLDSNILNSSIPSSLWGLKDLITLDLSSNSLNGSLPLEMSNLGATIHINLSMNQLSGSIPSTIGKLQNLINLSLANNRLEGSIPVSMGSMINLANLDLSYNNLSGSIPKSLETLQHLDYFNVSFNSLSGEIPNEGCFRNFTTDCFKGNEALCGIPKFHVQICSSISNHRSKRKKVERASFIVFGVVAFISVVSLAFIIVRNKRKDKTTREVDELIFIVPERISYYELLQATERFNEGNLLGTGSSCSVYKGILNNGKDIVVKVFNMQLEGISRIFDVECEILRSIRHRNLTSVISSCSNEEFKALVLEYMPKGNLEKWLYSHNYCLNMMERLNIMIDVASALEYLHHGYSMPIVHSDLKPSNVLLDEDMVAHVSDFGIAKLLCDGDSFVLTNTLATFGYIAPGEVSLNILIALHFQSINCVFLTAHIMIFVVPEYGLEGLVSTKCDVYSYGVMLIETFTRKRPNDDMFCGNMSLKRWVELSLSKIPDEVIDANLVMNLEEEMIDKNMQCVSSILEVALKCSADSPGDRINMKQAHAELQKIKYRFSQ; translated from the exons ATGGAGAAAAAGCTTCATTGCATTTTTGCTTATGCATTCCTAATTACCATAACCTTCCAAATGCTTTCTTCTGAAGCCAAACAACCTCTGAGCCTTGCAACTGATCAAACTGCCCTTCTTTCACTCAAACATACATCTCTTTTACTTGCAACTAATTGGACCAACTCCACCTCCGTCTGCACCTGGATTGGCGTCACTTGCAGCTTCCGCCACCACAGAGTAGCTGCCTTGAATCTCTCCAACATGGCTCTCTCCGGCACCATTCCTCCACAGCTCGGCCACCTCTCCTTCCTCGTCTCCCTTGACCTCACCAACAACCATTTCTATGGAGATTTGCCTCAAGAGCTGTCTCTCCTTCGCCGTTTGAAGTTCATATCTCTCCGACTCAACAACTTCACCGGAGACATCCCTCTGATGTTGGGTCAGTTACCAAAATTAGAGCACTTGAATTTACGCAACAATAGCTTCATAGGTTCCATCCCAAAATCGCTCTCAAACCTCACAAACCTAAAATTTCTTGACTTAACTTACAATTctctaagtggagaaattccaaaaGAGTTTGGGAGACTTCAAAGTCTACGAAAGCTATCTGTTCAATTCAATCGTGTATCCGGTGCTATACCATCAGCCATATTCAACATATCGACTCTTGTAACTATAGCATTGAGAGACAATGAATTGAGTGGAAGTCTTCCAACAGACATGTGCCATAATCTTCCATTTCTTGCTTGGCTTGATCTTTCTAACAATCAACTGAGTGGCGCGATTCCCACAAATCTATCCCAATGTTCAGGGCTTGAGGTGTTGAGCCTCTCTTACAACTCTTTTAGTGGGGAGATAGCTTCAGAAATCGGTTACTTAACATCTCTTCGGGAGTTATATCTTGGTGCTAACAATTTGAATG GAATACTACCACATGAGATTGGCCATATTCAGAGTCTGGTTGAGTTTGGTGCTGAATGGAATGAGATTGAGGGCTCAattgatttcaatattttcatgaatatgtCTTCTCTGCAAACCTTACTCCTATGGCGTAACAAATTCACAGGAAAGCTTTCAAGGGATGTCGGGAATATTACCATGCTAACAAAATTAGAGCTCCAGGAAAACCATTTTACAG GGCTTATTCCCACTGAATTTGGCCAACTTTACCATTTGGAGTCATTAGTACTACAGTCGAACAGCTTGAGTGGTTCGATTCCACATGagctctttaacatttcaactctTCGGATTCTTTCACTTGTCGACAATGCTCTGTCAGGGGTTCTTCCAACCCATTTATGCCATGCCTCTCCCTTTCTCGAACAACTTATTCTTGGCGAAAATTCTATCACCGGAGCAATACCCAACTCCATCTCTAACTGTTCTCAACTCACAATTCTCTCACTTCCTGATAACAAATTCAGTGGTTATATACCTACTCATCTCGGCAACCTAAGACTTCTTCAAATTCTTCAACTGTACAGCAACAATCTTACCCAAGCATCATCATCTTCGTTCATTACTTCATTGACAAATTGCAGGTCTCTAACATATTTGTCAATTAGTGATAATCCTCTATACGGTGTCATTCCAGCTTCTGTCGGGAACTTATCTTCCTCGCTTTCAAAATTCTATGCCACCAACTGCAAATTCAGTGGCAGCATTCCTGTTGAAATAGGCAATTTAAGCAATTTGATGATGTTGGAGTTGTCAGCAAATGAGTTATCTGGTAATATTCCACTAAGTATAAGCCATTTGCATGAACTTCAAGGATTATCTTTGTCTAATAACATGTTGGGAGGCTCAATACCACATGCTATATGCAATCTATTAAGCCTCGACGGTTTAATTTTTAGCGGGAATCAATTTTCAGACCCAATTCCTAAATGTTTGGGAAATGTCTCTTCTTTAAGAAATCTTTATCTAGACTCCAACATTTTGAATTCTAGCATACCATCAAGCTTATGGGGCCTAAAAGATTTGATCACTCTAGACTTGTCCTCAAATTCATTAAATGGGTCACTACCACTAGAGATGAGTAACTTAGGAGCAACAATACATATAAACCTATCGATGAATCAGTTGTCAGGGTCAATTCCTAGCACTATTGGGAAGTTGCAGAATTTGATTAATCTGTCTTTGGCAAATAATAGACTGGAAGGTTCTATTCCTGTGTCAATGGGAAGCATGATCAATTTGGCAAATCTCGATTTGTCATACAACAACCTCTCTGGTTCAATTCCAAAGTCTTTAGAAACACTTCAACACCTCGACTACTTTAATGTCTCTTTCAATAgtttaagtggagaaattcctaatGAAGGTTGTTTTAGAAACTTCACTACGGATTGTTTTAAGGGTAATGAGGCATTGTGTGGAATCCCCAAGTTCCATGTCCAAATTTGCTCTTCAATTTCTAATCACAGATCAAAGAGAAAGAAGGTGGAACGAGCTTCATTTATTGTTTTCGGGGTTGTGGCTTTCATCTCAGTTGTTTCTTTGGCGTTTATAATTGTCAGAAATAAAAGGAAAGATAAGACGACTAGAGAGGTTGATGAGTTGATATTCATTGTGCCGGAAAGAATCTCTTATTATGAACTGCTGCAAGCAACAGAAAGATTCAATGAAGGCAATTTACTTGGCACCGGGAGTTCTTGCTCTGTTTATAAGGGAATTCTTAACAATGGGAAGGATATCGTTGTCAAGGTGTTTAATATGCAGCTAGAAGGTATTTCGAGAATATTTGATGTCGAATGTGAGATACTACGTAGCATTAGACACAGGAATCTGACAAGCGTCATAAGCAGTTGCTCCAATGAAGAGTTCAAGGCATTAGTACTTGAATATATGCCAAAGGGAAACCTTGAAAAATGGTTATATTCCCACAACTATTGCTTGAACATGATGgaaagattgaatataatgattGATGTTGCATCTGCTTTGGAGTATCTTCACCACGGTTATTCAATGCCCATTGTCCACAGCGACTTGAAGCCTAGTAATGTGCTGTTAGATGAAGACATGGTTGCCCATGTAAGCGACTTTGGGATAGCAAAGTTGTTATGCGATGGAGATAGCTTTGTGTTAACCAACACGCTAGCAACATTCGGTTACATCGCTCCAGGTGAAGTTTCTCTAAATATATTGATTGCACTTCACTTTCAATCAATTAATTGTGTCTTCCTTACTGCACACATCATGATTTTTGTTGTTCCAGAGTATGGCTTGGAAGGGCTAGTTTCAACAAAGTGTGATGTGTATAGCTACGGGGTAATGTTGATTGAAACTTTTACGAGAAAAAGGCCTAATGATGATATGTTTTGCGGAAATATGAGCTTAAAGAGATGGGTAGAACTCTCACTTTCGAAGATCCCAGATGAAGTGATAGATGCCAACTTAGTCATGaatttggaggaagaaatgaTAGACAAGAATATGCAGTGTGTATCATCCATACTTGAAGTGGCTTTGAAATGCTCTGCCGACTCTCCCGGGGATAGAATCAACATGAAACAAGCACATGCAGAGTTGCAAAAAATCAAATATCGATTTTCCCAATGA